The genomic region GAGCGCCGCGGAAGATATCGAGGTGACCGTAGAGCGGGCTCTACAGGAGAAAGTCGACGTGCTGCTCGGCGGCATCCATACTACGGCGCTGGCGGCAGACAGGGGGGCGAAGACGCTGTTGCTCGCCTCCGGCGAGGACTCGTACCGGTCGGCTATCCTCCAGGCGGAGAAGGTGTCGTACGCGCGGACGCTGGAAAAAGAACGGATGGAAAAGTTCCGGGGGCTTGTCGACTATTCGGTGCAGGGCATCGTGGGCATAGACAGCGGCCGGAAGATCACTGTTTTCAACAAGGCCGCCGAAAGGCTTCTCAACAAGCGGTCCCAACAGGCGGTGGGGGAGCCGGTGGAGGTTGTTCTGCCCGGACTGCCTGTCGCCGCCTGCATGAAGGAAGCGAGGATGGCGCTCGGCGAGCTGATGACGATTTGCGGCAAGCGCCTTATGGCCAATATAACCCCCATCGAGGCCGGTCAGACGGTTACCGGGGCGATGATAACCTTCGAGGATGTCGGCCAGATCGTGGAGATGGAGGCGGCCATCCGCAATGAGATGTACAGCAAGGGTCTTACCGCCCAGTACCGTTTCGAGGACATCCGCGGCGAATCGCCGCAGATCGTGGAGGCCAAACGCGTCGCGCGCGACTATGCCGGCATCGACTCGACGGTGCTGATCATAGGCGCTTCCGGTACCGGCAAGGAGTTGTTCGCCCAGAGCATCCACAACGCCAGCGGGCGCAGCAAGCGGCCGTTCGTGGTCGTGAATTGCGGGGCCATCCCTGCCAGCCTGCTGGAGAGCGAATTGTTCGGCTACGCGGAGGGAGCGTTCACCGGCGCCACCAAGAAGGGCAAGCCGGGCCTGTTCGAGCTGGCTCACGGCGGGACGATTTTTCTCGACGAGATCGGCGAGATGGATAAGATGGCCCAGACCAGCCTGCTGAGGGTCATCCAGGAGCGGCGGGTGATGCGCCTTGGCGGCAACCGCTACCTGCCGGTCGATGTGCGGATAATAACGGCGACCCACAGGAATCTGGCCCGGCTTATTGAGGAAGGGAAGTTTCGCGAGGATTTGTATTACCGCATCAATGTGCTGCCGCTGGCGCTCCCGACCGTGCAGGAGCGACCCGGCGACGCGATGCTGATCGCCGGGGAGTTCCTGGCGAAATACAACGCCCAGTTCGGCCGGCAGACGGAGCTGGACGAGTCGGCAAAAGCGGCGATCAACGCTTACGGCTGGCCGGGCAATATCCGCCAACTGAGGAATTTCACCGAGCGGCTGGTGGTCACGGCCAAGGACAGGGTGATTACCGGCGAGACGGTGGCGCGGATGCTCGGCACGCTTGAGCCGGCATCGGTCAGGCTGCCTGTCGCGCAGGACGGGGACGATTCCGAACGGGCGCGGCTTATCCGCGTTTTGGAGGAAGCCGGCTATAACCAGAAAGAGGCGGCCAGGCGCCTGGGGATCGACCGCAGCACGCTATACCGCCGGCTGAAGGCGATGAATATCGAGGTCGGCAAAAATCTGCAGCCTGCGCTGCGATAGTTGCCTGGTTTGAAAAGTTTGCAATGCATCTTGCAAACTTTTTTCGTGTGTGGGGAGAACGAGGGTCCTGTTCCTGGCACGGTATTTGCACTTGTTATTGTGTGAAGATGCTTTGAAGGGTGGCTGGTGCAGGTGGATGTAGTCGGCGAGTTGCTTAAAGAAGTGCCTCTGCCGCGGATGGTCAAGGTGCGGCAGTCGTTTGCCGCCGCGCCGGCGGTGGATGTCGCGGCCGTGCTCAGGAGGGAGCTGGCGAAGCCGGGCATCGCCGGGGCGGTCAGGCCGGGCATGAGGATCGCTCTGGCGGTGGGCAGCCGGGGCGTGGACGGGATCGCGACGCTTGTCCGGGAGACGGCGGCAACCCTGAAAGAATTGGGCGCGCTGCCGTTCGTGGTGCCGGCGATGGGCAGCCACGGGGGGGCGACGGCCGCCGGACAGGAGGCGGTGCTGGCTTCGTTGGGCGTCACCGCCGAGAGCGCCGGCTGCCCGGTCTGTTCATGCATGGACACCATAGCGGTGGGGCGGCTGGACAACGGCCTGCCGGTGCTGATCGACAGGCTGGCGCACGAAGCGGACGGGATCGTGGTCATAAACAGGGTAAAGCCCCACAACGCCTTTCGCGGGCCGAGCGAGAGCGGCCTGGTCAAGATGCTGGCCATCGGCCTCGGCAAGCAGCAGGGGGCGGATTCGTGTCATGCTTACGGTTTCGGACGCATGGCGGAGTTTATCGTGGCGATGGCGGCGATCAAGCTGGCCGCCTGCCGGGTGCTGTTCGGGGTCGCGACGGTGGAGAACGCCTACGACAGGGCGGTGTTGGTCGAGGCGGTGCCGGCGGCGGAATTGATCGCCGCCGATCAGCGACTGCTGACCGCCGCCAAGGCCAATATGCCGCGGATAATGTTCGACCCGATCGACGTGCTGATCGTCGACCGGATCGGCAAAGAGTATTCCGGCGGCGGAATGGACGGCAACATAACCGGCCGCCACCCGACGCCGTTCATTTCCGGCGGACCGCGGACAAGCCGGATCGCGGTGCTCGACGTGACCGACAAAAGCCGCGGCAATGCCGCCGGCGTCGGCATGGCGGATGTGACCACCCGGCGGCTGGTGGACAAAATTGATTATGCCGCCCTGTATACCAACGCCCTGACGTCGACGGTGCTGGAGACCGCCCGCATCCCCCTGGTGGCGGAAACCGAACGGGACGCCGTGCGGGCCGCGCTGAAGACTTGCGGGGCGGGGGACCTGTCCGCGGTGCGGGTGGTGAGGATAAAGAATTCCCTCCACCTCGACGAAATCTATATATCCGCGGCGCTGGTGCCTGAGGCCGAAGCGAATCCCGCCGTTGACCTGCTCGGCGCCCCGCGGGAGATGGCGTTCGATTCCGCCGGCAATATAGCCGACCCATGGTGAGAATGCGCATCACGTGTTGCGATAGTTGCAACACGTGATGGAGAACGCAACATATGGTGCAGCGGTTTGCGGTAAAAAGGCTGAAGATTCGCGGTATTGGCAATTGGCACGCTAATTGCAGTTTAGAAAAAGCATGGCCGGCGGAGGCGGCAGCCCGGCAGCGCCGGCGGAAACGGAGGGACTGAAGTTGAGCAAACAGGCTTTCAAGGCGCGGGGGATAATCCCGGCGGTTATTACCCCGCTTACTCCCGAAGGCAAGTTTAACGAAAAAGCGATGCGCAAGCTTATCAATTACCTTATAGGCGGCGGCGTCCACGGCCTGTTCGTCGTGGGCACGACAGGCGAATTCTACGGTCTTACCCCGGAGGAGAAGCGGGAAATATTCGCCGTGACGGTGGACGAGACCAAAGGCCGGGTGCCGGTTTATGCCGGGACGAACGGCATTACGACCCGCGAGAGCGTAATGCTGACCCAGTTGGCGGAGGAGTGCAAGGTCGACGCGGTGTCGGTGCTGACGCCGATGTTCCTGGCCCCCAGCCAGGAGCAACTTATCGAGCACTATAAGACGATCGCGGCCGCCACCTCCCTGCCGGTGGTGCTTTACAACAATCCTCCCAAGACGGGCGTCAACCTGGCCGCGGCAACGGTAGCAAAACTGGCCGAGGTGCCTAATATCGTCAGTATCAAGGATTCGAGCGGCGATCTGACGCTGACGGCCGAGTACATCCGCCTGACGCGCGGCCGGGAAGATTTCTCGGTAATGATGGGGCGGGACACGCTTATCTACGGGGCACTCTGCTATGGCGCCGTCGGCTCGATAGCCTCGTGCGCCAACGTCGCTCCCCGGCTGTGCGCCGACATCTACGAGAAGTACATGGCCGGCGACCTGATGGGGTCGCTTGATGCCCAGTTTACGCTCGCGCCGCTTAGGATCGCGTTCACGCTGGGCACTTTCCCGGCGGTTATCAAGGAATCGCTTACCCTGCTCGGCATCGAAGCCGGCCCGTGCATGGCGCCGGCGGGACCGATGACGGCCGAGGAGCGCGAGAAGCTCCGCCAGGTGCTGACGGGGATGGGACTGCTGAAATAACAAGGAGTGTGTGTAATGAAAATAGGATTTATCGGCCTCGGCATAATGGGCAAGCCGATGAGCAAGAATCTGCTGAAAGCGGGTTATCAGCTTGTCGTCTGCGATGTGGTCAAAGCGGCGGTCGACGAGGTGGTCGCGGCCGGGGCCACGGCGGCGGCGACGCCGAAGGCGGTGGCCGAGCAGGCGGATATCATCGTGACGATGCTGCCCAATTCCCCCCACGTCAATCAGGTTGTGCTGGGCGAGAACGGCGTTATCGAAGGCGCAAAGCCGGGCGCGGTTGTCGTGGATATGAGCTCGATCGCGCCGTTGGTGGCCAGAAAGATAGCTGCCAAGCTGGCGGAAAAGGGAGTCGAGATGCTGGACGCGCCGGTAAGCGGCGGCGAACCAAAAGCCATTGACGGAACGCTGTCGGTGATGGCCGGCGGCAAGAAAGAAGTTTTCGACCGCTGCTATCCGGTGATGAAAGCGATGGCCGGCTCGGTCGTCCTCACCGGCGACGTCGGCGCCGGCAACGTGACCAAGCTCGCCAACCAGATCATCGTTGCCCTCAATATCGCCGCCATGTCCGAAGCGCTCGTCCTGGCCACCAAGGCCGGGGTGGAGCCTGAACTGGTTTACCAGGCGATCCGCGGCGGGCTGGCCGGCAGCACCGTGCTCGACGCCAAAGCGCCGCTGGTGATGGACCGTAAGTTCAACCCCGGTTTCCGCATCAACCTCCACATAAAAGACTTGGGCAATGTGCTGGAGACTTCCCATGAGGTGGGCGTGCCGCTGCCGCTGACCGCGGCGGTGATGGAGATGATGCAGGCCCTCAAGGTTGACGGCATGGGCGACCTTGACCACGGCAGCCTGGTGAGGTATTACGAAAAGCTGGCCGGCGTCGAGGTCCGGCGGTAGCCAATCTTGCAGAAGGCGGAAGGATTATGACCAGACAAGAACGTAACGCCGCGGTGTTTTTTGTCATACTCGGCGTGGCGGTGGTGGGCCACGCGCTCGCGAAACTGGAGCTCGGCACCCTGAAGGAACCAGGTCCTGCGTTTTTCCCGGTGATTTGCGGGGTCGGCATCGTCGCCCTGGCCGGGTACTGGCTCGTCACCAGTCTGAAGTCGGTCAAGCCCTGGGCGCCGCTGTGGGCGAAGGGCGAGCTTGCGGCGCCGGTGACGGCCACCGTGCTGATTGTCGCTTACTCGGCGGCGATGGAGCCGCTGGGCTATCTGCTGTCGACCGTCATCTTCCTCGTCGCCTGGCAGCAGGCAATCGAGCGCGAGAAGTGGCTGAAGACCGGCGTCATCGCAGTCTGCGGCACGGCGGTCATGTATCTGCTGTTCATGTACCTGCTGGGCGTACCGCTTCCCGAAGGCATGTTCGTCGAATAAAGGTGGTTTGAGATATGGACATTTTTCAGGGCTTGCTGGGCGGCTTCTCCATTGCTTTAAGCGGCACGAATATGCTGTTCTGTTTCCTTGGAGCGCTACTGGGAACGGCGGTCGGGGTTTTGCCGGGGCTAGGGCCGGCGGCGACCATTTCCCTGCTGCTGCCGGTGGTGTATTCGATGTCTTCGCCGGCCACGTCGATCATTTTCCTGGCGGGGATATTCTACGGGGCGATGTACGGCGGGTCGACGACATCGATTCTTCTCAGGATTCCCGGCGAGGCCGCGTCGGTCGTCACTTGCATCGACGGCTTCCAGATGGCCAAGAAGGGCCGGGCGGGGGCGGCGCTCGCCATCGCCGCGATCGGCTCGTTCGTCGCCGGCACGGTGGGAGTCATCGGCCTGACGTTCGTGGCGCCGCCGCTGGCGGAGTTCGCGCTGCGGTTCGGAGCGCCGGAATACTTCGCGCTGATGCTGATAGGGCTGCTGCTGGCGGTGTTCCTCTCCGGCGATTCGCCGCTCAAGGGACTGATCATGCTGTTTCTCGGCATCCTGCTATCCAACGTGGGCATCGACCCGATCTCCGGCAAAGAGAGGTTCACCTTCGGCATCGTGTCGCTGCAGAACGGGTTCGAGTTCGTGACCCTGGCCATGGGCCTGTTCGGCCTGAGCGAAGTTTTTCTGACGCTTGAGTCGAAGGGCGCGGCCGAGTTCGTGACCGCCACAATCGGCAGGATTATGCCGACCGCCAGGGACTGGGCCGAAAGCAGATGGGCAATCCTCCGCGGCTCGTTCATCGGGTTTTTCACCGGGGTCATACCCGGCGGCGGCGCCGTCGTGGCGTCGCTGACCTCGTACGCGCTGGAAAAGAAGTTCGCCAAGCACCCGGAAGAATTCGGCCAGGGGGCGATTGCCGGCGTGGCTGGCCCCGAATCGGCCAACAACGCCGCGTCGAGCGCATCCTTCATCCCCCTGCTGACGCTGGGCATCCCCGCCAACGCCTCGATTGCGATGATATTCGCCGCCCTGCTCGTCCAGGGGGTGACGCCGGGGCCGTTCCTCATCCAGGAGCACCCCGACCTTTTCTGGGGGGTCATCGCCTCGATGTACCTGGGCAACGTCATCCTGCTGGTGCTCAATCTGCCCTTGGTCGGGCTGTGGGTACAGCTGCTGAAGGTGCCGTTCGGCATCCTCGGGCCGCTGATCGTCATGTTCACAGTTGTCGGCTGCTACAGCCTGGCGAACGATATGTTCAACGTTTATGTATTCATCGCTTTTGGCGTAATCGGTTATATCCTCAGAAAGCTGCGTTTCGACCCCGGACCGCTGATCATGGCCTTCGTGCTGGCGCCGCTGATCGAGAATTCGCTCAGGCAGTCGCTGCTGCTGTCTGCCGGGAGTATGGCGATCTTCGTGACCAGGCCGATTTCCGGCACGCTGATGGCGCTGTTCGCGGCGATTGTAGCGGCCCAGGCGTATAAGGCCGTCAGGAAGCGTAAAGACGTCAAGTGCGCGGATAACGGCGAATAGCCGAAAAGTATAAATCATTTAAAGGAGGAGAAAAGATGTTTGGGAAGGGCAAGGGGAAGATTCTGTTGAGTGTCGCGCTGGTTATGGTTATGGTGGCCGCCCTCGCCGGCTGCGGCGCCAAGGCGCCGGACAAGGCGAAGCAGGGGGCTGCGTTCAAGCCTGACAAGCCGGTGACGATGGTTGTGCCGATGGCGGCCGGCGGGTCGACCGACATGCTGGCCCGCGCCGTGGAAAAAGTTTGGTCGAAGTATTGCCCGCAGCCTCTGCAGATCGTGAATAAGCCGGGCGGCGGCGGCATCGAAGGCTCGACCTTCGTGGCCCGCGCCAAGCCGGACGGCTATACCCTGCTGATGGGCGTCGGCTCCGGACATGACCTCGTAATGCCCCACATCCAGAAGGTCGAATACGATCCGTTCAAAGACCTGACATTCATTTCGCGATTGTCGATCCACTCGGTCGTCGTCCTGGTCCCCGAGAATTCGCCGCACAAGTCGATGAAGGACGTTATCGAATGGGCCAAAAAAGAGAACAAACCGGTGACCGCGTCCGTGTCTGTTAAAGCCGGCGCCGTCGATATGGTCATGAGAGGCATCGGCAAGTCGGCCGGCATCGAAGTGACGCCAATCCCGCACGCCGGCGGCTCGCAGTCGATCACTACGCTTGTCGGCGGACAGACGATCATGGGCGGCGGCCACCCGGCCGAAGTCATCGGCCAGCTCAAGGCCAACAGGGTCCGTCCCATCGGTATCGCCACCCCGGACCGCGACCCGTCGCTGCCGAACGTCCCGACCCTCAAGGAGCAGGGAATCAACTTCTACACCTGGGGTTCGGTCAAGGGCGTGGGCGCCCCCAAAGGCACCTCCAAGGAGATCGTCGATTACTACGCCGACGTGCTCAAGAAGATTTCCGAGGACCCCGACTTCAAGAAAGCGATGGGCGACATGCTGCAGCCCATCCAGTACATGGGTCCGGAAGAATTCGCCAAGTTCATGCGCCAGGCCAGCGACGATTATGCCAAGCTGGTGAAGGAACTGGGCCTGGATAAAAAATAAGCCCGCGGGAGTAGGAGAAGGACAATGAACGAAGTAATGACCGCGGCGGGACGCTCGGATGCGCCGGTTGTCACGGGGATGCAGGTCATCCCCGTGGCGGGGCGCGACTGCATGCTGCTCAATCTCAGCGGCGCGCACGGCCCTTTCTTTACACGCAACATTGTAATAATCAAAGATAGCGCGGGGCATACCGGAATCGGCGAAGTTCCCGGCGGCGGGAAGATCCGCCAGACGCTCGAAGACGCCAGGGACCTGATCGTGGGTCAGACCATCGGCAAATACAACAACATCCTGAACTCGATCCGGGACCGGTTCGCCGACCGTGACGCGGGCGGCCGCGGCCTGCAGACCTTCGACCTGCGCACGACAATCCACGCCGTAACAGCCGTCGAAGCGGCCCTGCTGGACCTCCTGGGGCAATACCTCGGCGTGCCGGTGGCCGCGCTGCTGGGCACCGGGCAGCAGCGCAGCGAGGTGGAGATGCTCGGCTATCTCTTCTATGTCGGCGACCGCCGCCGGACCGATCTGCCGTATGCGAGCGATCCGGACGCCAAGGATAGCTGGCTGCGGCTGCGCGACGAGGAAGCGCTGACTCCCGGGGCGGTCGTGAGGCTGGCCGAAGCCGCGTATGAACGCTACGGCTTCAACGATTTCAAGCTCAAGGGCGGCGTGCTGGCAGGCGAAGAGGAGATCGCGGCGGTGACGGCGCTGGCCAGGCGTTTCCCCGCGGCGCGCATCACCATCGACCCCAACGGGGCGTGGGCGCTGGACGAGGCTATCAGCCTGTGCCGCGGCAAGCATGACGTGCTGGCGTACGCCGAGGACCCCTGCGGGGCGGAGAACGGCTTCTCCGGCCGCGAGGTGATGGCTGAGTTCCGCCGGGCGACCGGTCTGCCGACTGCCACGAACATGATCGCGACCGACTGGCGCCAGCTGGGGCATTCCATCCAGCTTCACTCTGTGGATATTCCCCTGGCCGACCCGCACTTCTGGACGATGCAGGGCTCGGTGCGCGTGGCGCAGTTATGCCGCGAGTGGGGCCTGACCTGGGGCTCGCACTCCAACAACCACTTCGACATATCGCTGGCGATGTTCACCCACGTCGGCGCGGCGGCGCCGGGGAAGATCACCGCCCTCGACACTCACTGGATATGGCAGGAGGGACGGGAACGCCTTACCAAAGAGCCGCTGAAGATCGTCGGCGGCAAGGTGGCCGTGCCCGAGCGCCCCGGCCTGGGGGTGGAGATCGACCTGGACCAGGTGGAAAAGGCGCATCAGCTGTATATGAAGATGGGGCTGGGGGCGCGCGACGACGCGATGGCCATGCAATATCTCATCCCGGACTGGAAGTTCGACAACAAGCGGCCTTGCTTGGTTCGCTGACAACCGCGAAGCCTCTTATCGACCCGATAAGAGGCTTCGCTCTACCGGCCGCGCATATCCGCGGCAGCGGAAAGGAAGATAGACGAATGTACAAGGTGGTTATGACTCGCGCGCTGCTGCCGGAGGCTCAGCGGATACTGCTGGAGCGCTGCGACGCGCGGGTGTGGGACAAGGAAGAAGTAATGCCGCGCGATGTGTTGGCCGAATGGCTGGCAGACGCCGACGGGCTTGTGGCGGCGCCCAACATCCAGATTGACGGCGAACTCCTCGCCCAGGCCCCCAAGCTCAGGGTGATAGCCCAGACGGCGGTGGGCTGCAACAATATCGATGTTGCGGCCTGCACGCGGCGCGGCATACCGGTCGGCTATACCCCGGGTGTGCTGGTGGACGCGACGGCCGACCTGACCTTCGGCCTGCTGCTGTGCGCCGCCCGCCGCATCCACGAGGGTTGGGATTACGTGCGCCAGGGCAAGTGGCGGGCCAACAAGGGCATGGGCCTGGGCGTCGACCTCGCCGGCAAGACGCTGGGCATCGCGGGCATGGGTAGGATTGGCGCCGCGGTGGCCAAACGGGCGGCGGCGTTCGGGATGCGGGTGATCTATCACAACCGCACCCGGCGGGCGGACGACGGAGATGTCGGAGCGCGCTACGCGGCCTTGGACGAGCTTTTGCGGGCGGCCGATTTCGTGGTGGTGCTGCTGCCGCTGTCGGCGGCGACGCGGGGGGCTTTCGGCGCGGAACAGTTCGCGCTGATGAAGCCGACGGCGTATTTCGTCAACGCGTCGCGGGGCGCGGTGGTCGATACCGAAGCGCTCGCCGAAGCTCTTGCGACAGGGCGGATTGCCTATGCCGCCCTCGATGTGACCGACCCCGAGCCTATCCCGGCCGATCACCCGCTGCTCATGCTGCCTAATGTGCTGGTCACGCCGCATATCGGCAGCGCGACGGCGGAGACGCGGACGGCGATGGCGATGCTGACCGCCGACAATATGCTGGCTGGGCTGGCGGGCAAACCGCTGCCGGCCTGTGTGAACGAATCTGTCAATTATAAAGGGTAAGCTGTTCAAGGGGGTGGTTTTTTGACTGCGACATTGGTGGGGCTTAGCTTTCCGGGGAAGGCGCTGCGAGGGCCGGGGGCTGTCGATTCGCTGGGAGCGTTATGCAAGGCGCGGGGCGGCCGGGCTTATGTGCTGGGCGGCCGGACAGCGCTGGCCAAGACTAATGAGCGCCTGCTCGCCAGTTTGGCGCGGCATGGTGTTCAGGCGGCGGCGGTAGCGTGGTACGGCGGCGAATGCACGGAGGAGATCATCGGGCAGCGGGCCGCCGAAGCGGTCGCGGCCAGGGCGGAAGTGATCATCGCCGTCGGCGGCGGCAAGGCGCTCGACACCGGGAAGGCTGTGGCGGCGAAGTGCGGGCTGCCGGTGATTACCGTGCCGACGATCGCCGCAACCTGCGCAGCGGTTACGCCGCTCACAGTGCTGTATAACGACGCGGGCGCGTTTGTCCGCAATCTGTTCCTGGAGGATTGCCCGGCCGCGACCGTCGTGGATACGGCGATCCTCGTCGATGCGCCGCCTAGATGGCTGATTGCCGGGATGGGCGACACGCTGGCGAAGCTGTACGAGCTGAGGGCGGCGGCGGCGAAGCTGACGCCGACCAGCCTGACGATATCGGCGGTGGCGAACGGCCAGATATGCTACGATATTATCAGGCGGTTCGGCGCCGAGGCGCGCCGGTCGGCGGAAACGAAGACGCTCGGCGAAGCGTTTGCGTCGACGGTGGAGGCGATCGTACTGACAGCCGGCCTGTCGTCGATTTTCGGCGGCGACAAACTGCGCAACGCGGCGGCTCATGCCATTTACAACGGCTTTACGACCATACCGGCAACCCATGCGGTCGCCCACGGGGCGATTGTCGGCTACGGCAACCTGTGCCTGCTGGCCTTGGAAGAGCGCGGCGACGCGGAGCTTTTGGCCGAGATCGCGCTGGCCGAAAGCTGCGGCATCCCGGTTACCCTGGCGCAAATCGCCGACCTGACGGAGGAGCAGATGGCCGCAGCGGCTGCCGCTGCCGCGTGGGCGGCGGCGATGAAGTGTATGCCTTTCGATGTGAGCGCGGACATGGTCGTGGCCGCGATGCGGCGCGTGGACAGCCTGGCGATCCGGCCGGCAGGGCGATAAAGGAGAATAGGCTATGGACAAGAAGGGAACGCCGCAAGAGGCGCCGCTGTATATCAAGGTGAACCCGGCGGATAACGTGGCGATCATCGTCAACGAGGGAGGACTTACGGCTGGCGCCGTTTTTCCCTGCGGCCTCACGCTGCGGGAGGCGGTGCCTCAGGGGCACAAGGTGGCGCTGGCCGACCTGGCC from Sporomusaceae bacterium harbors:
- a CDS encoding iron-containing alcohol dehydrogenase family protein, whose translation is MTATLVGLSFPGKALRGPGAVDSLGALCKARGGRAYVLGGRTALAKTNERLLASLARHGVQAAAVAWYGGECTEEIIGQRAAEAVAARAEVIIAVGGGKALDTGKAVAAKCGLPVITVPTIAATCAAVTPLTVLYNDAGAFVRNLFLEDCPAATVVDTAILVDAPPRWLIAGMGDTLAKLYELRAAAAKLTPTSLTISAVANGQICYDIIRRFGAEARRSAETKTLGEAFASTVEAIVLTAGLSSIFGGDKLRNAAAHAIYNGFTTIPATHAVAHGAIVGYGNLCLLALEERGDAELLAEIALAESCGIPVTLAQIADLTEEQMAAAAAAAAWAAAMKCMPFDVSADMVVAAMRRVDSLAIRPAGR